The Geomonas ferrireducens genome includes a window with the following:
- a CDS encoding PaaI family thioesterase, translating into MQLKEAIFSQVKKEPFAQALKMELVALEEGFSAVEMDYRAEMDNMFGRAHGGAIFSLIDEAFETVCQTVGGVTVALNVAVNYVASPEAGARLRAEAREVSGTKRTATYDIKVHDQKGTLIAVCQAVAYRTGKPLPFM; encoded by the coding sequence ATGCAACTAAAAGAAGCGATCTTCAGCCAGGTGAAAAAAGAGCCGTTTGCACAGGCGCTGAAGATGGAACTGGTGGCACTGGAGGAAGGGTTCTCCGCCGTGGAGATGGACTACCGTGCGGAAATGGACAACATGTTCGGCCGCGCGCACGGGGGCGCGATCTTCTCGCTCATCGACGAGGCGTTCGAGACCGTCTGCCAGACGGTTGGGGGCGTCACCGTCGCCCTCAACGTGGCGGTTAACTACGTCGCCAGTCCGGAAGCAGGCGCCAGACTGCGGGCGGAGGCGCGCGAAGTGAGCGGCACGAAGCGAACTGCCACCTATGACATAAAGGTGCACGACCAGAAAGGGACGCTGATCGCCGTGTGTCAGGCGGTTGCCTACCGGACCGGCAAACCACTCCCGTTTATGTGA
- a CDS encoding response regulator: MKCLIVDDESFCRDFVATLLSATADCHQASSGMEALEKYKAALASGEPFDLVIMDIMMPGMSGHDAAKAIRHIEKEQKPAKRVNIVMLTALNSSNDAMESFCNAQSAAYLVKPVSKEGLFNVLSKLGLMKR; the protein is encoded by the coding sequence ATGAAGTGCTTGATAGTAGATGACGAGTCTTTTTGCCGTGACTTTGTCGCCACCTTACTCAGTGCGACCGCGGATTGCCATCAGGCGAGCAGCGGCATGGAGGCGCTCGAGAAATACAAAGCCGCCCTTGCCTCCGGCGAACCTTTCGACCTGGTGATCATGGACATCATGATGCCCGGCATGAGCGGACATGACGCAGCAAAGGCCATCAGGCACATCGAGAAGGAGCAAAAGCCGGCCAAGAGGGTGAACATCGTCATGCTCACCGCGCTCAACTCCTCCAACGACGCCATGGAGTCCTTCTGCAACGCGCAATCGGCAGCCTACCTGGTCAAGCCGGTGTCCAAGGAAGGGCTCTTCAACGTCCTCTCCAAGCTCGGACTGATGAAACGTTAG